GCAGCGCGACGACGTCCAGCCCGCCCACGGGAGACGTCACGAGGGCTGCGGCGGTCACGGGGTCGAGCTCGTCGAAGGGCGACGGCTCGTCGGACCGGGCGGGCTCCCGCTCGATCAGCGTCTCGGCAGGGTCACCCACGTCGCGGGTCACGGCGTCGTCGATCCCGGCCGCGCCGCGCACGCCGTCGAGGCCGCGCGAACGCCCGGCGGGCGGCAACCCGACCGCGACCCGCATGATCGCGAGCAACGGCGTGACCGCGGGTTCCTCGCGCAACGGGACGTCCGAGCCGAGGATGCCGACGGGCACCGAGGCCGCGATGAGCGCACGGCGCAGCGTCGCGAGCTGGGCCCCGGCGCGGCAGACCACGGCCATGCGCCCCCAGGGGGTGCCGTGCAGCAGGTGCTCGGCACGCAGCTCGCGGGCCACGTACGCGGCTTCCTCTGCGCCGCTGCCGAGCAGCGCGACCGAGGCACCGCGCGGCGCGCCGTCCTCCGGGGTGGTGACCGGGGACGCCACCGCACCGCGGTGGACGGCACCCGCGACCGTGCCGATCTGGGTCGTCACGGTCCGCGTGACGTCGCGAAGGTCGCCTTCCTGCCGCCAGGCGGTGCCAAGGACCTCGACCCGGGCGTCGAACTCCCCCGTCGCGGCGCGCCGCCGCACCGGGGCCGCTGCCCGCCCGACCAGGGCAGGGCTCGCGCCGCGGAAGGTCTGCACCGCGGTGTCCGGGTCCGCGAGCAGGACGAGGCGCGCGCCGTCGTCGTGCACCACACGCAAGAAGCGTGCGGTCGCGATCGTGGCCTCCTGGTAGTCGTCCACCACGACCACGTCCCATCCGGGCCGAGGCGCGCCCGTGACCTCGTCCTCCCAGGCGAGCAGGGCCTCGGCGGCCTCGTCGACCACGACTGCCGGGTCGTAGCGCGAGCCCAGGTCCGGGGTACCCACCCGCAGCGCGGTCACGTCGAGGTACTCCTGGTAGACCTGCGCGGCGGTCCGCCACTCGGGGCGGTCGTGCTGCGTGCCCAGGTCGTCGAGGTCTGCGGGGGTCAGACCGCGCTCGGCCGCACGCATGAGCAGGTCGCGCAGCTCCTGGCGCAGGCCGCGCAGCGCCAGGACCTCCTCCGGCAGGCCGTCGGGCAGGCGCAGCGGCACGCCCTCGCCGTCGAGGTGACCCGCGAGGAGCTCGGCGAGCAGGAGGTCCTGCTCGGGACCGGAGATCAGGGTCGGAGGCGGTTCGCCGGTCGCCGCAGCCCGCGCCCGCAGGACCGCGAACGCGGCAGCGGCGGCAGTGCGCACCATGGGCGCGCTGACGGTACGGTCCGCGCGCGCCGACAACCGGTCACGGACCTCAGCCGCGGAGCGTCGCGACGCGGCGATGACCAGGACACGCGCCGGGTCGACCCCTTCGCTCAGCGCCTGTGCGGCCACCTCGATGGCCACGGTCGTCTTGCCCGTCCCCGGCGCCCCCACGACGAGCGTCGCGGGCTCGGTGCGCGCCGCGTCGAGCGCGGCCCGCTGGGTCGCGTCGAGCCGGACGGGCGCCGCCGAAGCGGTGTCCGGCAGGACGAGGCGGAGGTCGGGCAGGTGCAGCACCCGAAGATCTCACCACGAGGCACCCACAGAGCCGCGCACCGCCACGGGCGCCGCACGGCTAGAGGGTCGGCCACCCGTTCGGCAGGCAGCCCTCGGTCGACATCGACTGCTGGACCATGACGGGCGCGAGCGCACCGGGGGCCGGGCAGCTCACGTGCCGGTGACCCAGCACGTGCCCGACCTCGTGGTTCACCAGGTACTGCCGGTACAGCGGCAGGTCCGTGCCGAAGTCCGCCGCGCCGTCGACCCAGCGCGAGAAGTTCAGGATCGCGGCGCCCGTCACACCGCACGAGTACGTCCCCCCGGTCTGGAGCGGGGCGCACAGCCTGTCGGTGGTCGCCGGGCTCGCCAGGACGACGCGGATGTCCGCCTCACCACCGGTCCGGGCGAACGTCACCCCGTCCACGGCACTCCAGCCCCGCGGATCGTTGAGCGTCGCGAGCACCGCGGTCGCGAAGGTCTCGCCGTCGACCGGCAGCCCCTCCTCGACCTCGACGCGCACCCTCTTGACCGTCCCCGCCCCGGGCGCCGGCACCTCGGCCGGCACGATCACCACCGTGCCACCCAGATCCGGCACGACCTCCGACCCGACCAGACCGGAGCCCGCCTCGGCGACCCGTTCGAGGGTCAGCGGCAGCGTTCCCGGACCGTCGAGGCCGAGCTGCGGGTCACGGACCGAACGGCTCGCGGTGTCCTCGGAGCGCACGTCGACCGCGCCGTCCGTCCCCGGGGTCGCGCCTGTGGCGCCAGGACCCGTCGCCTCGGGCGCGGCCTGCTGCCCGACGGCGTCCCCTCCCCCGCTCTCCGGCGCACCGGAGGCCGCAGGAGCCACGGGCCCCGCCGGGGCACCGGGGACCAGGGAGCCCACCCCGAGGACCCCGGCCCCCAGCCCGCCCAGGACACCGACCACGACGAAGGCGGTCGCCGGACCACGCCGCATCCCGCGCCGACGCGCGCTCCCGAGCCGCGCCCGGGCGCGCGCACCACGCGGCGCACGTGGCGCCGTCGGGCCGGGAAAGGTCGCCTGACCTGCGACTTCACCACGATCCGGACCATCCCCCAGGGGGC
This region of Oerskovia jenensis genomic DNA includes:
- a CDS encoding DUF3152 domain-containing protein is translated as MRRGPATAFVVVGVLGGLGAGVLGVGSLVPGAPAGPVAPAASGAPESGGGDAVGQQAAPEATGPGATGATPGTDGAVDVRSEDTASRSVRDPQLGLDGPGTLPLTLERVAEAGSGLVGSEVVPDLGGTVVIVPAEVPAPGAGTVKRVRVEVEEGLPVDGETFATAVLATLNDPRGWSAVDGVTFARTGGEADIRVVLASPATTDRLCAPLQTGGTYSCGVTGAAILNFSRWVDGAADFGTDLPLYRQYLVNHEVGHVLGHRHVSCPAPGALAPVMVQQSMSTEGCLPNGWPTL